The following coding sequences lie in one Caproicibacterium argilliputei genomic window:
- a CDS encoding UDP-N-acetylmuramoyl-tripeptide--D-alanyl-D-alanine ligase, translating to MCTPKAMQITIKETARMCGGKLLCGEPQKIISSVCVDSRQAQPGSLFVPLKGERTDAHIYIPAVFTAGAAAALTQEPVDGTTATGALISVPDTAEALQKLAAAYRRRFTGPVVGITGSVGKTTTKEMVALALSARYQVMKTQGNQNSQVGVPLTMFQLEPQTEAAVVEMGMSQFGEMARLAKIAAPQFAVLTNIGVSHIENLHSQEAILREKLHITDGFVAQSILVLNGDDKLLAGLRGKTPFRTVFVGTQPWCDYRAEAVRSEKGAMHFVMAYHGGRIPVSLPVLGAHQVTNALAALAIADVLHVEVPAAAKALSTYEPLAMRQQIHQAGHITVIDDSYNASPDAMRGALNVLCSFPHRRVAVLADMLELGSVSQEAHRHCGQYAARAGVDVLVTVGTEAATLAQGAAQERAELPVRVCQTNAQAIAALKGLLHPGDTVLVKGSRGMHTEEIVSWLLAENC from the coding sequence GTGTGTACACCAAAAGCCATGCAGATTACAATTAAAGAAACGGCACGTATGTGTGGTGGAAAGCTGCTGTGCGGAGAGCCGCAGAAAATCATTTCCAGTGTATGTGTCGACAGCCGCCAGGCGCAGCCGGGTTCGCTGTTCGTTCCGCTGAAAGGGGAAAGGACAGACGCGCATATTTATATTCCGGCGGTCTTTACCGCCGGTGCCGCAGCTGCACTGACACAGGAGCCGGTGGATGGTACCACCGCGACGGGAGCGCTGATTTCTGTACCGGACACAGCAGAGGCCTTGCAGAAGCTGGCTGCCGCTTACCGCCGTCGCTTTACGGGCCCGGTTGTCGGCATTACCGGCAGCGTTGGAAAAACGACAACGAAAGAAATGGTTGCCCTGGCTTTGTCTGCACGTTATCAGGTTATGAAAACGCAGGGCAATCAAAACAGCCAGGTGGGCGTTCCACTGACCATGTTTCAGCTGGAACCGCAGACAGAAGCTGCCGTGGTCGAAATGGGTATGAGCCAGTTCGGCGAAATGGCACGGCTTGCCAAAATTGCGGCGCCGCAGTTTGCGGTTTTGACGAATATCGGAGTGTCACATATTGAAAATCTGCATTCACAGGAAGCCATTTTGCGGGAAAAGCTGCATATCACAGATGGATTTGTTGCACAGTCGATTCTGGTTTTAAATGGTGATGACAAGTTGTTGGCAGGTTTGCGCGGAAAGACGCCGTTTCGGACAGTGTTTGTCGGCACACAGCCATGGTGCGATTACCGGGCTGAAGCTGTCAGAAGCGAAAAGGGGGCTATGCACTTTGTTATGGCTTACCACGGCGGTCGGATTCCGGTTTCTCTGCCGGTGCTGGGGGCACATCAGGTGACGAACGCCCTGGCGGCTTTGGCGATTGCGGATGTTCTGCATGTGGAAGTTCCGGCAGCTGCAAAAGCGCTTTCCACTTATGAACCGCTTGCCATGCGCCAGCAGATTCACCAGGCTGGGCATATTACGGTGATCGATGATTCCTACAATGCAAGTCCCGATGCAATGCGCGGCGCGCTGAACGTATTGTGCAGTTTTCCGCACCGCCGGGTGGCGGTCCTTGCGGATATGCTGGAGCTGGGCAGTGTGTCACAGGAGGCACACCGGCACTGTGGGCAGTATGCCGCGAGAGCCGGTGTGGACGTGTTGGTCACCGTGGGAACGGAAGCAGCAACTCTTGCACAGGGGGCAGCTCAGGAACGGGCGGAGCTGCCTGTAAGAGTATGCCAAACCAACGCACAGGCAATCGCGGCGCTCAAAGGGCTGCTGCACCCGGGAGATACGGTTTTGGTCAAAGGATCCCGCGGGATGCATACAGAGGAAATTGTATCCTGGCTGCTGGCAGAGAATTGCTGA